In the genome of Pelobacter seleniigenes DSM 18267, one region contains:
- a CDS encoding acyl-CoA thioesterase — translation MAIFEQTIMVRWADLDPNGHVRHSVYYDYGAQVRINYLHQQGCSLGWMFRNRIGPVLFREEAKFYREVNSGDELVVDMRLTGLSTDYRKWSIRHQICREGKLCASLDLDGAWLDLRARKIMVPPQEIIVQFNNLERTDDFKVIASGNHH, via the coding sequence ATGGCGATATTCGAACAGACCATCATGGTTCGCTGGGCCGATCTCGACCCCAACGGTCACGTCCGCCACTCGGTCTACTACGACTACGGTGCGCAGGTCCGTATCAACTATTTGCATCAGCAAGGCTGCAGCCTCGGCTGGATGTTTCGCAACCGGATCGGTCCGGTGCTGTTTCGTGAAGAGGCGAAATTTTATCGCGAAGTCAACAGCGGCGACGAGCTGGTGGTGGATATGCGCCTGACCGGGCTTTCCACGGATTACCGCAAATGGAGTATCCGCCATCAGATCTGCCGGGAGGGAAAACTCTGTGCCTCCCTCGACCTGGACGGAGCCTGGCTGGACTTGCGGGCGCGCAAGATCATGGTGCCACCGCAAGAGATTATAGTTCAGTTCAACAATCTGGAGCGAACCGATGACTTCAAGGTCATCGCCTCAGGGAACCACCACTGA
- a CDS encoding sulfite exporter TauE/SafE family protein — MIIIDPYFYLLAVPAVLLYGMAKGGLGPGVGALVVPLLALVISPVQAAAIMLPILCVMDIFAVLKFRGRFSLQHLKIMVPAGIVGIIIASLLMGHLPPDAIRLIIGVIAVSFCLNYWLRGNQDERTPGGRASGYFWSALSGFTSTQIHAGGPPISIYLLPQRLDKVTFIGTMAIFFAIINYAKLIPYTMLGLFATQNLLTSLLLMPLAPIGVKLGYLVLQKARQEAIYRFFYLALFASGVKLCVDVFL; from the coding sequence GTGATCATCATCGACCCTTATTTCTATCTGCTCGCTGTTCCCGCTGTGCTCCTCTATGGCATGGCCAAAGGCGGGTTGGGCCCCGGCGTCGGCGCCCTGGTGGTGCCGCTGCTGGCACTGGTCATCAGTCCCGTGCAGGCGGCCGCCATCATGCTACCGATCCTCTGCGTCATGGATATCTTCGCGGTATTGAAATTTCGAGGCCGCTTCTCGCTGCAGCACCTGAAGATCATGGTGCCGGCCGGAATTGTCGGCATCATCATCGCGTCACTGCTGATGGGGCACCTCCCTCCCGACGCAATCCGTTTGATCATTGGGGTTATTGCCGTTTCCTTCTGCCTGAACTACTGGCTGCGGGGCAACCAGGACGAGAGGACACCGGGTGGCCGCGCCAGCGGATATTTTTGGAGCGCTCTTTCCGGTTTTACCAGTACCCAGATCCATGCCGGCGGACCGCCGATCAGTATTTACCTGCTGCCGCAACGGCTTGACAAGGTCACCTTCATCGGAACCATGGCGATCTTTTTTGCCATTATCAACTATGCGAAATTGATCCCCTATACCATGCTCGGCTTGTTCGCAACGCAAAATCTGCTCACTTCGTTGCTGCTGATGCCGCTGGCCCCGATCGGGGTTAAGCTAGGTTACCTGGTGTTGCAGAAAGCCCGTCAGGAAGCGATCTACCGCTTTTTTTACCTGGCTCTGTTCGCCTCCGGGGTGAAGCTCTGCGTCGACGTTTTCCTATAA
- a CDS encoding lytic transglycosylase domain-containing protein, whose product MALYRIVLFYVLTSLLLINPVFASGPEPPVPTLVESIRLDAKLSFCGEPVPLADGEVRERMEKELLLSLWDRDQAILWLKRSRRYLPSIEKILSEAGLPDDLKYIALAESALRPHVGSPKGAVGFWQFLPATGRRYGLTVDDQVDERRNLSASTRAAARYFTELHEKFGSWSLAATAFNMGEEGLQAEILAQQVDDFYRLYLPLESQRYLFRILSAKLILTQPEKFGFYLRDEDYYPPLRFTTVQLTTFEETSLTVVAKAAKTDFKRIKDLNPELRGHYLAAGTHTLALPADTPPGFLARFENVHQQWRQQRNERIYVVQTGDNLSTIAEKFNVPLAALLIWNRIDMNKPLYPGDRLVILPAEEKTAEP is encoded by the coding sequence ATGGCTTTATATCGAATCGTTTTATTCTATGTACTGACGAGCTTGTTGTTGATTAACCCAGTTTTTGCCAGCGGGCCTGAACCCCCTGTTCCGACCTTGGTGGAGAGTATCCGACTTGATGCGAAGCTGTCTTTTTGCGGTGAACCCGTCCCCTTGGCCGACGGTGAAGTTCGTGAGCGCATGGAGAAAGAGCTGCTGTTGTCCCTTTGGGATCGGGACCAGGCCATATTGTGGTTGAAACGTTCCAGACGCTATCTGCCGAGTATTGAAAAAATTCTCAGCGAGGCAGGGCTGCCGGATGATCTCAAATATATCGCCCTGGCGGAAAGTGCCTTGCGGCCGCATGTCGGGTCGCCCAAAGGAGCGGTTGGTTTCTGGCAGTTTTTGCCCGCCACCGGCAGGCGCTATGGCCTGACCGTTGATGATCAGGTGGATGAGCGGCGGAATCTGTCTGCTTCGACCCGGGCGGCGGCCCGGTATTTTACCGAACTGCATGAGAAGTTCGGTTCCTGGAGTCTGGCCGCGACCGCCTTCAATATGGGGGAAGAAGGCCTGCAGGCCGAGATCCTGGCGCAGCAGGTTGATGACTTTTATCGGCTCTATCTTCCCCTGGAGAGCCAGCGTTACCTGTTTCGGATTCTTTCCGCCAAGCTTATTCTCACCCAACCGGAAAAGTTCGGTTTTTATCTGCGGGATGAGGATTATTACCCGCCGCTGCGTTTTACAACGGTCCAGTTGACGACCTTCGAAGAAACCAGCCTGACGGTTGTGGCCAAAGCAGCCAAGACCGATTTCAAGCGGATCAAGGATTTGAACCCGGAACTGCGCGGGCACTATCTGGCCGCCGGAACCCATACCCTGGCGCTCCCGGCCGATACCCCGCCCGGTTTTCTGGCCCGGTTTGAAAATGTCCACCAGCAGTGGCGGCAGCAACGCAACGAACGGATTTACGTTGTTCAAACCGGCGATAACCTGTCAACGATTGCTGAGAAGTTCAATGTGCCCTTGGCAGCGCTGCTGATCTGGAATCGTATCGATATGAACAAACCCCTTTATCCGGGAGATCGTCTGGTGATTCTTCCCGCGGAAGAAAAGACCGCTGAACCCTGA
- a CDS encoding cation transporter — MRKRSYLLVGLVVVTAITAIIGFLFTSGPANASLAMTELQVQKLTCGSCVENITTALSKLDGVDTVDVNLTTGRSRITFAPDRVSPATIAATVSAAGYPAEIEQELTAEQYRALQQETARLSELYVAKIGDRLFSRKEFNAAIDQQLTLAGNADQPELRTQLTAQIWPMLQQRLMLLEAATRNEVVVQDGEVDLQVRAMRKQQPDLDSVIQSRYGSAENFTRQLKEQMIIQRNITDHVLAGETDPQKRRALFEGWLEDLPSTIDVIIYDQQLKQLTRSAAGGCSGGNGSCCS; from the coding sequence ATGCGTAAACGCTCATACCTGCTGGTCGGGCTGGTTGTCGTGACTGCCATAACGGCAATCATTGGCTTTCTTTTCACCTCCGGGCCGGCGAACGCAAGCTTGGCCATGACTGAACTGCAAGTGCAAAAACTGACCTGCGGTTCCTGTGTGGAAAACATCACCACAGCGCTGTCCAAGCTCGACGGCGTGGATACGGTAGACGTCAACCTGACCACCGGCCGCAGTAGAATAACTTTTGCGCCGGATCGGGTTTCTCCCGCCACCATAGCGGCAACGGTCAGCGCCGCCGGGTATCCTGCTGAGATCGAACAGGAATTGACTGCGGAGCAATACCGGGCGCTGCAGCAGGAGACCGCCCGTCTCAGCGAGCTTTATGTCGCAAAAATCGGCGATCGGTTGTTTTCACGAAAAGAATTCAATGCCGCAATCGACCAGCAGCTGACCTTGGCCGGAAACGCGGACCAGCCGGAACTCCGGACTCAGCTCACTGCCCAGATCTGGCCGATGCTGCAACAGCGGCTCATGCTGCTGGAGGCTGCGACTCGCAACGAAGTGGTTGTTCAGGATGGCGAAGTCGACTTGCAGGTTCGTGCCATGCGCAAGCAGCAGCCCGACCTCGACAGCGTTATCCAAAGTCGCTACGGATCTGCAGAAAACTTCACCCGGCAGCTTAAGGAACAGATGATTATCCAACGCAATATTACTGACCATGTCCTGGCCGGAGAGACCGATCCGCAAAAACGCCGGGCGCTCTTTGAAGGTTGGTTAGAGGATCTGCCCAGCACTATCGACGTTATCATTTACGATCAACAACTCAAACAGCTGACTCGTTCCGCAGCCGGCGGCTGCAGTGGCGGTAACGGCAGCTGCTGCAGTTGA
- a CDS encoding DUF2318 domain-containing protein: MDKQRNDKKKQFVEEKRGGVGKKVAVLAVLVAVVAGAAFMLLGPGASNGYTSVKSVGGEIRIDLDKVSDGQAHFFTYNSNQGQIGFFVVKSVDGVVRAAFDACDVCYKSKKGYHQEGEFMVCNNCGQQFRTDLVNEIKGGCNPAPLQRRIDGRQLVINERDMTQGAWYFGS; this comes from the coding sequence ATGGACAAGCAACGCAATGATAAGAAAAAACAATTTGTCGAAGAAAAGCGTGGAGGAGTCGGAAAAAAGGTCGCCGTTCTGGCCGTGCTGGTGGCGGTTGTCGCAGGAGCAGCATTCATGCTGCTGGGGCCAGGCGCCTCCAACGGCTACACCAGTGTTAAAAGTGTCGGTGGAGAAATCCGCATCGACCTGGATAAAGTCAGCGATGGCCAGGCCCACTTTTTTACCTACAATTCCAATCAGGGGCAAATCGGCTTCTTTGTCGTGAAAAGCGTGGACGGGGTTGTCAGGGCAGCTTTTGACGCCTGCGACGTCTGCTATAAATCGAAAAAGGGGTATCACCAGGAAGGTGAATTCATGGTCTGCAACAACTGCGGCCAGCAATTCCGTACCGACCTGGTCAACGAGATCAAAGGCGGTTGCAACCCGGCACCTCTGCAACGTCGGATCGATGGCAGGCAATTGGTTATCAATGAACGGGATATGACCCAGGGTGCCTGGTATTTCGGCAGTTGA
- a CDS encoding ABC transporter permease — protein sequence MKLETIAFNNLRRRKSRMAFLVIGLLIGVATVVTLISLSNALTADAQHKMENYGANIVITPHSDSLSLTYGGMTLGGVAVDSTEIRQNDLEKITTIPNHRNIAAIAPKVLGVITTDSARVLLMGVDIEKEFHLKRWWTIRGNPVMNDQQLVAGHEVAQKLDLVPGSTLTIQNSKFMVSGVLEKTGSQDDQLLIGSLPAAQRLLHKEGTVSLVEVAALCSDCPVTDMVQQIATVLPNVDVSAIQQVVKTRMHALSQFRTFSLAIAAIVLLIGALVVFVTMMGAVNERTREIGIFRALGFRRAHIMRLILLESAVVSLLAGILGYLIGMGITRLILPFMTEQHLHLQWNPLLGAAAVTLALVVGCMASFYPAVQASRLDPTEALRAL from the coding sequence ATGAAACTGGAAACCATTGCTTTTAATAATCTGCGGCGGCGAAAGAGCAGGATGGCTTTTCTGGTCATCGGCCTGTTGATCGGAGTGGCGACCGTGGTGACGCTGATCTCCCTGTCCAATGCGCTCACTGCTGACGCACAGCACAAGATGGAAAACTACGGCGCCAATATCGTCATCACCCCGCATAGCGACAGCCTGTCCCTGACCTATGGCGGCATGACCCTGGGTGGGGTCGCGGTGGATAGCACGGAGATCCGGCAAAACGATCTGGAAAAAATCACTACCATTCCCAACCACAGGAATATCGCAGCTATTGCGCCGAAGGTTTTGGGGGTTATCACCACCGATTCGGCCAGGGTTCTGTTGATGGGTGTCGATATCGAGAAAGAATTTCACCTGAAACGTTGGTGGACCATTCGCGGCAACCCGGTTATGAACGACCAACAGCTGGTGGCAGGCCATGAAGTTGCCCAAAAGCTGGACCTGGTGCCGGGCTCGACCCTGACCATCCAGAACAGTAAGTTCATGGTCAGCGGGGTCCTTGAGAAAACCGGTTCGCAAGATGATCAGCTGCTGATCGGTTCGCTGCCGGCAGCGCAACGCCTGCTGCATAAGGAAGGGACTGTTTCGCTGGTTGAAGTTGCAGCGTTATGCTCCGACTGCCCGGTCACCGACATGGTCCAACAGATTGCCACGGTTCTTCCCAACGTTGATGTCAGCGCTATTCAGCAAGTGGTGAAAACACGGATGCATGCCCTCAGCCAGTTTCGGACCTTTTCCCTCGCCATTGCCGCAATTGTCCTGTTGATCGGCGCCCTGGTGGTGTTTGTCACCATGATGGGAGCAGTCAATGAGCGGACCCGGGAAATCGGCATCTTCAGAGCCCTCGGCTTTCGGCGGGCGCACATCATGCGGCTGATTCTGCTTGAATCGGCGGTTGTCAGCCTGCTCGCCGGAATCCTCGGTTATCTGATCGGCATGGGCATCACCCGGCTGATCCTGCCCTTCATGACCGAACAGCATCTCCACCTGCAATGGAACCCGCTGCTTGGCGCGGCCGCCGTTACCCTGGCTCTGGTGGTCGGCTGTATGGCATCTTTCTACCCCGCAGTGCAGGCCAGTCGTCTCGACCCGACTGAAGCCCTGCGCGCATTATGA
- a CDS encoding ABC transporter ATP-binding protein has product MAFIEIDELRKTYSGDADCVVALNRLDLTVVEGTFLGVMGHSGSGKSTFLSILGGLCHPTAGQVLVDGIDLYQLSGEKLADFRREYLGFVFQSFNLIPYLTACENVMLPLAVKKMPSAEKRRAAEQVLERVGLAARLHHLPNQLSGGEQERVAIARALVNAPPLILADEPTGSLDTATSQEIMELFKTLNQEGQTIVMVTHNSENRPYFDRTVTLRDGKLAEDSQTSFQVIARAG; this is encoded by the coding sequence ATGGCCTTTATCGAAATAGACGAGTTGCGCAAGACATATAGTGGCGATGCGGATTGTGTGGTTGCCCTGAACCGGCTCGACCTGACCGTTGTGGAAGGAACCTTTCTCGGGGTCATGGGCCATTCCGGTTCCGGCAAAAGCACGTTCCTTTCCATTCTCGGCGGCCTTTGTCATCCCACGGCCGGGCAGGTCCTGGTCGATGGCATCGATCTTTACCAGCTGTCAGGGGAAAAACTGGCCGACTTTCGCCGCGAATATCTCGGTTTTGTCTTTCAGTCCTTTAACCTGATCCCCTACCTGACGGCCTGTGAGAATGTCATGCTTCCGTTAGCGGTCAAGAAAATGCCGAGTGCGGAAAAGCGGCGCGCGGCAGAGCAGGTCCTGGAGAGGGTCGGCCTGGCGGCACGGCTTCATCACCTGCCCAACCAGCTCTCCGGCGGAGAACAGGAGCGGGTCGCGATCGCCCGCGCCTTGGTGAACGCACCACCATTGATCCTGGCTGACGAACCGACCGGAAGCCTGGATACCGCGACCAGTCAGGAAATTATGGAGCTGTTCAAAACCCTCAATCAAGAGGGGCAGACCATTGTCATGGTGACTCATAACAGTGAAAACCGCCCTTATTTTGACAGAACGGTGACCCTGCGCGACGGGAAGCTTGCGGAAGACAGCCAAACCTCTTTTCAGGTCATTGCCCGGGCAGGATAA
- a CDS encoding double zinc ribbon domain-containing protein gives MVLLLLIMLALLLWLIQKELEQQGQKTEAVGTSCPACQAIVATDWLVCPHCRQRLKESCPVCHEKKLVKQKICPFCGASPRTATAKLPPTQCEASREQPLQNS, from the coding sequence ATGGTGCTGTTGTTGCTGATCATGTTAGCTCTGCTGCTCTGGCTGATCCAAAAAGAGCTTGAGCAACAGGGGCAAAAAACAGAAGCGGTCGGAACCAGTTGTCCCGCTTGCCAGGCGATCGTAGCGACCGATTGGCTGGTCTGCCCCCATTGCCGACAACGGCTGAAAGAAAGCTGCCCGGTTTGTCATGAAAAAAAACTGGTTAAACAGAAGATTTGCCCGTTTTGCGGAGCCAGCCCGCGAACCGCCACAGCCAAGTTGCCGCCGACACAATGTGAAGCATCCCGGGAACAGCCGCTGCAAAACAGTTGA
- a CDS encoding ABC transporter substrate-binding protein, whose protein sequence is MTPSALLKIALFLPLLLASLLTHSAVATEHLTLQLSWHHQFQFAGYYMAEAKGFFRHQGLEVEIRTVDQAEDTVAEVLSGRADFGVSSSGLLVERSLGRPVIAVAAIFQDAPTIFLTLQSSGLASPADFKGKRVMLSPGYQSLPLIALLYKEHLLQDIDRIETSFDVHSLLKGDTDVFNAYRSNEPYQLQSEGYPVNIIDPRDYGIHFYSDILFTSESYLTQHPETVERFRTAAIKGWQYALEHIDETIALLKQRYQVTKSEAGLRYEAMVIKGLVQPDGADIGHMDLARWAQIAHQLIVSGQISTDFHLTDDFLYAPPPGIDWRALRSWVIGAASTIVGLLFFLTLLSRANYRAQRALAQLENSKTRYRELAGRVPGLIYSAALASCQVDFPPSAETVLGYPTDYLHEHPNLWTESIHPQDQPRVAAVLAGLPLDKTHELEYRIRNRQGAWLWINDRFIKRLDAERGEVIDGVAIDITEKKSAQEKQQQADQLLRQALDAVSDGIWEWDIPNGTLILDAHSKELFGLTPATTISYDDILSRIGKKDVARVIAELEAHVNGHSVKFDHIFSVNRPDGSQVWIRGRGRVIERDPGGQGLRMIGTNVDVTERIRAEEKRLESEKRFRNLIEQVANLAIQGYDEQRRVIFWNKASELLYGYSEAEALGQKLEDLIIPEALRDQVTKDIQRWLTEGISIPAGELSLIDKDGHEVTVFSSHVLHQMSTGQELFCIDIDMRPIKEAEQKRLELEEQLRQAYKMEAIGTMAGGIAHDFNNTLAIILGNVEMSLRKLPDDSRPAKHLRQAKTAIMRAKDLVKQILIYSRQGTHNKGALRIAAVIRDVIKMLRSTIPATVRIELVVANSADSAIVSADATQLQQIVVNLCNNAVQAMQEKGTLKINLSQINMTTPDLPPDKDLPAGDYLLLSVADDGCGIPAANIARIFDPFFTTKGVGEGTGMGLAVVEGIVESHGGFIRVDSSPGQGTLFQVYLPTLADESIREQGPSPRAATPPRGKENILLVDDEELLLDIGRQILEEYGYRVQTAANGSTALELIRSQPGAFDLVITDQTMPDLTGKELARELGQLYPELPIILCSGYNTVQERNSTEDLGIREYCQKPLDMDLLVKTIRRVLDNNP, encoded by the coding sequence ATGACTCCATCGGCACTGCTCAAAATCGCTCTATTCCTGCCTCTGTTATTAGCGTCTCTGTTGACTCATTCCGCTGTTGCTACGGAACACCTGACCCTGCAATTATCCTGGCATCACCAATTTCAATTCGCTGGCTACTACATGGCCGAAGCCAAGGGATTTTTCCGTCATCAGGGGCTGGAGGTCGAAATCCGTACCGTTGATCAGGCAGAAGATACCGTCGCAGAAGTTCTGAGCGGCCGCGCTGATTTCGGGGTTTCCAGCAGCGGCCTGCTGGTCGAACGCAGCCTCGGCCGGCCGGTGATCGCGGTGGCGGCAATATTTCAGGATGCGCCAACCATCTTCCTGACCCTGCAAAGTTCCGGGCTGGCTTCGCCTGCCGACTTTAAGGGGAAACGGGTCATGCTCTCCCCCGGTTATCAGAGCCTGCCACTGATCGCTTTGCTGTATAAAGAGCATCTGTTGCAGGATATTGACCGCATTGAAACAAGCTTTGACGTCCATTCCCTGCTCAAGGGAGATACCGATGTCTTCAATGCCTACCGCAGCAACGAACCGTATCAGCTACAATCCGAAGGCTATCCCGTCAACATCATTGATCCTCGCGACTACGGCATCCACTTTTACAGCGACATTTTGTTCACCAGTGAAAGTTACCTTACACAACACCCGGAAACGGTCGAACGCTTCCGTACTGCGGCCATCAAGGGTTGGCAATATGCGTTGGAACATATTGATGAAACCATCGCTCTGCTCAAACAGCGCTACCAGGTCACCAAAAGCGAAGCCGGACTGCGTTATGAAGCAATGGTCATCAAAGGACTGGTCCAGCCAGATGGGGCGGATATCGGCCATATGGACCTGGCCCGCTGGGCGCAAATCGCCCATCAGTTAATCGTCTCCGGGCAAATTTCGACTGATTTCCATCTGACTGATGATTTTCTCTATGCACCACCACCAGGAATAGATTGGCGTGCGTTGCGCTCTTGGGTCATTGGCGCGGCAAGCACAATCGTCGGCCTGCTGTTCTTTCTGACCCTGCTATCACGGGCGAATTACCGCGCCCAAAGGGCGCTGGCTCAACTGGAAAACAGTAAAACCCGCTATCGCGAACTGGCCGGCCGGGTTCCCGGACTGATTTACAGCGCCGCCCTTGCTTCCTGCCAGGTCGACTTTCCGCCCTCGGCTGAAACGGTGCTCGGTTACCCAACCGACTATCTGCATGAGCATCCGAACCTCTGGACGGAGTCCATTCATCCGCAGGATCAACCTCGGGTTGCCGCCGTTCTGGCTGGCTTGCCGTTGGACAAGACCCATGAACTTGAATACCGCATCCGCAATCGACAGGGCGCATGGCTCTGGATCAACGATCGCTTCATCAAACGCCTCGATGCGGAACGTGGCGAGGTTATCGATGGGGTCGCCATCGATATCACCGAAAAGAAATCCGCTCAGGAAAAGCAGCAGCAGGCGGATCAGCTATTGCGCCAGGCTCTTGATGCCGTCTCCGACGGAATCTGGGAGTGGGATATCCCTAACGGAACTTTAATCCTTGATGCCCATAGTAAAGAGCTGTTCGGGCTGACTCCCGCAACAACCATCAGTTATGACGATATCCTCAGCCGGATCGGAAAAAAGGATGTCGCCAGGGTTATTGCAGAGTTGGAAGCACATGTTAACGGCCATAGCGTAAAATTTGATCACATCTTCAGTGTCAATCGTCCCGATGGTTCACAGGTCTGGATCCGTGGTCGCGGCCGGGTCATTGAGCGTGATCCTGGCGGCCAGGGTCTGCGCATGATCGGAACCAATGTCGACGTCACCGAGCGGATACGGGCAGAAGAAAAACGTCTGGAAAGTGAAAAACGCTTTCGCAACCTTATCGAGCAGGTTGCTAACCTGGCAATTCAAGGTTATGACGAACAGCGGCGGGTCATTTTCTGGAACAAAGCCAGTGAGCTGCTATACGGATATTCCGAAGCGGAAGCATTGGGGCAAAAACTGGAGGATCTGATTATTCCCGAAGCGTTGCGCGATCAAGTGACAAAGGATATTCAGCGCTGGCTCACAGAAGGGATTTCGATTCCTGCCGGGGAACTGTCGTTGATCGATAAAGACGGACATGAAGTGACGGTCTTTTCTTCTCATGTCCTGCATCAGATGTCCACCGGCCAAGAACTGTTCTGCATCGACATCGATATGCGCCCGATCAAAGAGGCCGAACAAAAACGCCTGGAATTGGAGGAACAACTGCGACAAGCTTATAAGATGGAAGCAATCGGCACCATGGCAGGCGGCATTGCCCATGATTTTAACAATACCCTGGCCATTATTCTCGGTAATGTTGAAATGTCGTTGCGGAAACTCCCCGATGACAGCCGACCAGCTAAACACCTGCGCCAAGCCAAAACTGCAATTATGCGGGCCAAAGACCTGGTCAAGCAGATTCTTATCTACAGCAGGCAGGGAACGCACAACAAGGGCGCGTTGCGTATTGCTGCCGTGATCAGGGATGTGATCAAGATGCTGCGCTCCACCATACCGGCGACGGTCCGCATAGAGCTTGTCGTTGCAAATTCCGCCGATAGCGCCATCGTTTCCGCTGACGCCACACAGTTGCAGCAAATTGTCGTCAATCTCTGCAATAATGCAGTGCAGGCCATGCAGGAAAAGGGAACTCTGAAAATCAATCTGAGCCAGATCAATATGACCACGCCGGACCTGCCTCCGGATAAAGACCTACCAGCAGGGGATTACCTGCTGTTGAGCGTTGCCGATGACGGTTGCGGGATTCCTGCCGCAAACATAGCCAGGATATTCGACCCGTTTTTTACCACCAAAGGGGTTGGCGAAGGCACTGGCATGGGGCTGGCGGTCGTCGAAGGGATTGTCGAAAGTCATGGAGGTTTCATACGGGTCGATAGCAGCCCAGGCCAGGGCACGTTATTCCAGGTTTATTTGCCGACCCTGGCCGATGAGTCTATCAGAGAGCAAGGCCCTTCACCAAGGGCGGCAACTCCCCCCAGAGGGAAAGAAAATATTCTGCTGGTGGATGATGAAGAGCTGCTGCTGGATATCGGCCGACAGATTTTGGAAGAATACGGTTACCGAGTGCAAACTGCGGCTAACGGCAGCACCGCCCTGGAGTTGATCCGCAGCCAACCCGGCGCATTCGACCTGGTTATCACTGATCAAACCATGCCCGATCTGACCGGAAAAGAACTGGCGCGGGAGCTGGGACAACTGTACCCCGAGCTACCGATTATCTTGTGCAGTGGTTACAATACCGTCCAGGAAAGAAACTCTACGGAAGACCTCGGAATTCGGGAATATTGTCAGAAGCCATTGGATATGGACCTCCTGGTCAAAACAATCCGGAGGGTCCTGGACAACAACCCCTGA
- a CDS encoding phage holin family protein has product MTLLKQTLHGAWDSFFALLVNRFELFAVELREEQERFIRLLVVALLSLLLLALGVTLVVVTVLLLAPPEYRPWLCLGCGLGCLLSGLLGWLRVRSGLCRGPAPFETTRSELKKDCGVS; this is encoded by the coding sequence ATGACGCTGCTGAAACAAACCCTGCATGGGGCCTGGGACAGCTTCTTCGCGCTGTTGGTCAACCGCTTTGAACTGTTTGCCGTCGAACTGCGAGAAGAACAGGAGCGCTTCATTCGCCTGTTGGTTGTTGCCCTGCTCAGCCTGCTGCTGCTGGCTTTGGGCGTGACCCTTGTCGTGGTGACAGTGCTGCTCTTGGCCCCGCCGGAATATCGTCCCTGGCTCTGTCTAGGCTGCGGGCTGGGTTGTCTCCTGAGCGGGTTGCTGGGCTGGCTGCGGGTGCGGAGCGGACTTTGTCGCGGCCCGGCACCTTTTGAAACAACCCGAAGCGAATTGAAAAAAGACTGCGGGGTATCCTGA
- a CDS encoding DUF883 family protein yields MSPTKFEKSKEKLAKDYQKLLKDAEDLISSLPGEVDEKTKEARARLQDTLDAVKDRYESVEEKVQEQVKRTDQLIRDYPYQSAGISLGVGLLVGLLLRRGR; encoded by the coding sequence TTGAGTCCTACCAAATTTGAAAAAAGCAAAGAGAAACTGGCAAAAGATTACCAGAAGCTGCTGAAAGACGCTGAAGATCTGATCTCCAGTCTGCCCGGGGAAGTCGACGAAAAGACCAAGGAAGCCAGAGCCAGATTGCAGGACACTCTCGACGCGGTGAAAGACCGTTATGAGAGTGTTGAAGAGAAAGTACAGGAGCAGGTGAAGCGTACCGATCAGCTGATTCGGGACTATCCCTATCAGTCTGCCGGGATTTCCCTCGGCGTCGGCCTGCTGGTGGGGTTGCTGTTGCGGCGCGGCCGTTGA